GGCCTCCATTCTCGCAATGTATTTTCCGCCAACCTTAAGATCATTGGAGGCATGCGGACATTGCCAGTCATCAGAAGCAAAGTTCCAATGAGTAATGTGCTGAGGATTTGTATAATACTCCCAAGCCTTCTTCTGGTCGGTGTTTATAGTTACTTGTATTGTTATTTTTGAATTATCCATAAATAAAATATTGTTTAAAATTCTGAAACATTTACTTTAAGTATTCCAGGACTCCTTTTCTCTTGACTATGTTTTTATAATCCCATTGGATTTCTCTTGCTTTTCCAAGCAACCTGATCAGATCATCCAAATTTATTTGATCAACGGAGGTAAAACGAATACCCGCATCTTTAAATTTTCCGGTATTGATTTTCAACTCTGCTTCATTAAAACTAGCCCCACTCCAGAATAAAAGTCGGACACTCTCCTTGAGCTTACTGTAACCTACGACCGGATTCCCATCAAGAAACCAGACCGGGTGTGCATGCCAAATTTTATTTTCGGCTTCTGGTAAATGCTCATCAATGGTCCGCGCCAGTAAATTACATATCTTCTGGTCTTCTGAGGTTTACCTTCCGTTATAAGCTTCAATTTCCATGTTAATTGGTTTTTTCGCCATGTTTAAACTAAAATTAACAACGGGATAAAATTAGGAATTAACCCTCAAATTTTATAGTGAGAAAATACAATTTAGGATAAGCTGGAGGATCCTTGATAAAGGTCAAAGTACTTGATCAATTACATTTGCAAGACAAAATAATCAATCGGCAATCTCCTGCAAATAAATCTTGAGAAATCGTGGGATGGACAACTCAAAGGAAGATTACTAAAAGACTACCTTCTGCATAAATTTAAGATTTCTAAAAAAAGAAACCATCCTTTACCTAGTCTTAACTGGCACTGAAATAAAATGGAGACAATAAAATGAGTAAAAGTAAATTGGTAAATACTATTTATGACAAATCACAACCCCGAATCCTGGAGCGTTTAATTTTTTAAGTTCTGTATTCTTAAATCCCATTTTCTTTACAAATGAATCAATTTCATTTTTTGAATAGGTCTTCCCTCCTGCCTGATGCAAAAGATTCAATGCCATATAGGAGGTGGTTGCCTTTGACATTTGAGAATTGCCTCCTATACCTTTTATCTGGTCCAGTATAACGTACATACCTCCGGGACTAAGAGCGTTGTACACCTTTTTAGCCAATTCTTCGTTCTCAGCTGCATTCAATCCATGAATAATATTAAAACCTAGGATAATATCGCTATTTTTTGGAAGTTCATCTTTCATAAAATCACAACCCATAAAGGAGACATTATTTTCTGCATGGTTTTTTGCAATACATTCATCTGCATATATTTTAACAGGAGGTAAGTCCACTATTACAGATTTTAAGTTAGGGTTTCGTTTGCAAAGTTCTATACTGTACAAACCATGTGAACCTCCCAAATCCAGCATTTTGGTATGCGTTTTAGCTACTGGAATTTTTTGAACCACTTCCTTCAAATTAGTTTTTGAAATGTCAATCATGGCTCTTGAAAATAACTCCCATTCATATTCAGTCATCTCATCCAGCATGCTGGATTGGGATCTTTTACCTAATCGGATGGTTTCATCAAGCTGGAGATAGCCTTTATATAAATAATTACAAAACAAAATAAAATGACGGAAATTATTAGGCGAATTTGGTGACAAATTATTGAAACCTCTTTTAGTAAATGCGTATTGATTCTCCTTCTTTATAACGTATCCCAAAGCATCCAAGCAATCCAAAATTAATTCTGCGCCTACCTCGCTAACGCTTGCATCCCTGGCGATGCTCTTAAGGTCCTTAAGGTCCATGGAAAGCTGATCTGCGATTTTCAATTTTACTGCACTACCCAAAGCAAAACCCAGTCCTACTGACGAAGCAGCGTCTGTAAATGGATGTGGAATAATGTCATTTGACAAAAGTATTTTTTCGATTAATGAAAATTTGTAAATCATAACATTTGCATTTAAAATATTTAAACTGCAAAATGACAAGAAAGAGAGAACATAAAATAGTATAAATCGGACATTTTTGTGTTACACAAAAATATGCCCGGGAAAATCTGTGAAGATCTTACGATATTCTTTGGGAGTGAGTTCTGTGTAGGATTTAAATTCTCTTATAAAATGGGACTGATCATAGTAGCCTGCCTTCAATCCAATTTCAGTGAGTGTCCATTTTGAATCATGTAAAAGCTGTAGAGAAATCAGATATTTATTGTAAAGTATAAACTCCTCTGTACTCATACCTAACCATTCCGTTGAAAATCTTCTGAGCTGACGTTCTGACAAACAAATTTCATCACTAATTTTTTTAACAGTTAGCTCACGAAAGAAATTCAAACACATTAACCTTTGGACCCTGTCAATCGAATATCCGTAATTTACAAATGAAACTTTTTTTCGCACCCATTTTAAGATCGCTTCAACTTGTTCATTAAAGGTCTGTTTGCCAAACAGCTCATTAGACAAAGAGTCCAAGCAGGGACAAAAAATACTTCCTTCATAAACCCTGTCGTTAAACTCATTAGCAGATATATTGAAAAGTAGCTTTAATCCGGGAGCATTAAGTTGTACTCCTAAAAAATCCTGACACCCTGTCTTTAATAATTTGAATGGATTAAAATTCAGTCCATTGATAAATACTGTTGGTAGCTTTCTTGAAATTTGCAAAGCTGGATTGACATAGTCAATTTGATCTGAAAAATTGAATATTAATTCAACGGTACCTTTAGGAAGAATTGTTTCAACCTTTTTATTTACATCAAATTCCGAAAGACGCCAGATCGACTTTATGAATATTTTCTCAAATTCATTAGCCGGAAAATGAATGTCGGTCCTTTTATCCATACAATATAATTATTATATGCCTCCTTTAGCCAAAACAACTGATGATTTATTGATTGCCGGTTAAAATTATAAATTACCGTCGAATTATCCAAGTGAACATTTAAATTTATTGCAAATCATGGGTGCTTCGTGAGAATTTCCCGGTTATTGGGGAATCAAATTTAAAAGATCAAATCGAATATTAGGTGAATCTTGATATAGCAAATATTTTTTTACAAAATAAAATAAACAAATCTGTGATCTTTGGCTAATAAGTGAAAAACTATCTTCTATTTATAATGGCCTTTTCACTGTATTGTATGAAAGTTCTAAATGTGACATCATGAACTTAAAAATAAATCCATGTTAACTTTAAGGAGTGATCATCATTTTCAGCATACTTGTAAATCATTTCAAAATGAAATACATTTTTTCACTGCTTTTTTCAATATTATTTCTTCAATGCTTCTAAAAATATTTCAGCCAATTTTTCGGGTTGAATTCTGTTCAGTGTTGGATTTATTTTCAAAAAAAATCCATTTTCAACAGGTGCATTTAATTGAACATTTTGATTATGAAGCGTATCTCTAAACTGGACAAGATTTTTTCCTTTCACATCAAGCTTCACTACATGAGTGCCGTTCTCCAATTCGGAAACAGTAAATCTCTCTTCCTTTCTGAGCAACGAAAAAAACTTTTGAGCGTTTAACCACGCTGTCTTATAATCATCCATAAAGCGATCAGCATAATAAAGGGCAACGGCTGCAAATGGCCAGGCTGCAGGCAACCCACCTCCAAACATTCTTCTTTCATGAAACAAGGATTCAGTGAATTCTCTGGTTCCAGCCAAAATGGCTCCTGAAGGGGCGTTAAAACATTTATACATGGAGGTGTAGACCGCGTCAAACAGTGATCCGTAAGTAGAAGGCAGTATGTCCGTATGAACCGACTGAACAAAAAGCCTTGCCCCATCCAAATGCATTTTTACTCCATTATTTCTAGCATAATCGCTTATTGGTTTAATTTTATCATATGTAAAGATGCGGTCTTGCTTTCTCCTTACCGGTGTTTCAATTGCGATCACTCCGATCTTTGTCTCAACCCTGCCCGTTTTTGCTTGGTTTGCAATATTGATCACATCGCTTAAAGAAAAATCAACTGCATTTTCTCCTGTAGTCATAAGCTTTAAGCCACTCAGCGTTTCTGCACAATCTCCGCTGTCATTATAAAAGTGGCTTTGCTCCTGAACAATGACTCTGCGATTCTTATTTGCAAGTCTTCGCACTGCAATATGGTTTGCCAAGGTTCCGGTGGGCATGAATACCGCCGATTCTTTACCCAACAAAGCGGCGAATTTATTTTCCAACTCCTCTACTATTCCTCCATTGGAATAACTATCTATCTTCACCTTTCCCTCATCCACCAGCTTCATAAGGAGATCAGCAAATTCTTTTGGAGATAAGTCTGTTCCATCATGTATAAAATCAATGCGCTCATGTTCACTACCCCGATCATTAGCTAATTTTGCCTCCGCAAAAGAATTAAATTGACCACCCGCAGCAGCAAGTAAACCACCCAATTCTATAAATTTTCTTCTTTGCATATTATTGAATTAATGCTCAATCAAAATACTTCAAATGGCTCTTTAAATCAGTGTTAAATTTGGAATGTGAAATTACAATATTTATCATTCAAAGATTTGATATTTGATAATACAAGTACCTCATTCACACCTGTTAAGAATTTAAAGTGCATCATGACCATGTTTTGCATACAAATCAATATTTGTATGTTAGCCGCTATATGTAAAGACCAAAAGAATAATTTTAGTATAAATGTTTATAAAAATAAATTGTTGCCGACTATTACAGTGTCAAATTATTTTATTTTTTTTTAAGAAAGCCGAATACATCCAAACTAATTTTTCTTGTTCTCGAACATAATCACTCATTAGTGCATTTGTTCCCTCATCTCCGGCATCCGCTGAAATATTTAACAACTCCCTTTGTCTTACAATAAGTATTTCGAAAGCATCCAAAATAGATTGCACGCCTTCCTTTCCATCAGAAACATTTTTAACACTTTTAATCTTTGCAGTTTTTTTGTAATCCGTAAAAGTATGTAAGGGAGTAACACCAAGGGTTAAAATACGTTCTGCTATTTCATCCACTTTCAAAAGAATATTTGTATAAAGCTCTTCATATTTTAAATGCAGTTCAAAAAACTTTTCTCCTTAATGTTCCAATGTAAGCCTCTGGTATTCTGGTAGAACATCATGTAGTCAGCAAGTAAATTGTTTAAATTGTCCGCTAGCTTTTCGCTTTTACCTTTATCAAGGCCTATTTAATTTTTAGTTGTCATTTATTTTGATATTTATATTTTAAAATATTATTTCACTTTAAGTTACAATTAATCATGTGCCTAATGCTTCTAAAGAATTCAATCGGGCATAGGAATATTAACCCCACGGCCAAATAGCTGATTGTTGAGATTTCCCCTTCATCCTCAACTTTATGTCACCAGATCACATAAAATTAATAAATTTTAAGAATAAATTTATACGACGGATGAGTAAAAATATTTTAAGTTACATTTTACTACTGAGGTGCAGGTATTAAATTTCCACAAATTTGACAATTACTTTCAAATATTTTAACATCATGTTATTCAAAGACAGGCCTACAGAAATATCTTTTTGTATCTCTTGTAGCTTTACTGAAGTTTCAAAATATTAACAGCCGATAAACTTTAGGGCTATAGATGAGTGGTCTTTTGCAATTTCGATATGTCAAATCCTTTTAATTCAAGCCTTTCAAGAATTTGTCCATAAAGTGTAACGCCAATTGTAGGCGTCCTGGATAATATCCATAAATACTTCCTATTTGGATTACTCACAACTGCGTAACTATAGTCATCTGCTAAATCTATAATCCAATATTTTCCTTTAAAGGGCCAAAAGAACTGCACTTTCAATTTTGCATTACCCGAACCCTTTTTCAACAAAAGCCTTACCTCTTATGTAGGATTGCTTGCCATCAACACTGCCTTTGTTGCATCGATTCTCAACAATAACATATCCTTTTTCATGAAGTGTATATTCAGCCGTGGTGCAGTAACAACCCTTTTGAAAGCTCTGGGGAAAAGAGGCTATCTCAAACCACTTGCCCGCATACTTTTGTAAATCTACCCTTGGAACCGTTTGCAGACTTTGATCTGGATTTTTCGAATTTTTTATAAATGAAAACGAACCTAAAAGTGAGATAATCCCTAAAGGAACAATAATCCAACAATTTAATAATAACGTATTCATTTTACTGTAATTTATAACCAATTAAAAAAATATACTTAATTTCCGGAAAGTTCAAACTTTTAGTTCTTCAAAGAAATAAACCATTGATAAATTTGTATTACTTTCAATAAAGCAATTTCCATTTGCAAAATTTATAACAATTAAGTCCATAACAGACTCGATAGAATCTATTGAATTTCCGTAACTCCGACAAAAGTAGGATGAAATTAAGAAAAATTAAATATAGTCCTTCGGTAATTTTATATTATCGGCCTATGCTGGTGACAAATTAATATCTCTTCTAAAGCGATCCGCTTATTCGAGAAATTTCTTGTAATAATTACTTTTAATTTAAGAGACATCATCAAATCAAGGGTAATCAACCGCGATTCAAAATTTATGCAGAAGTAATATTTATACTTAAATCACTTTATCAGAGCTATCATTTATTGGTAATTCCCATGAATATCCTCAAAAGAAAAAAAAACTCCTGATGACAGAGCTATCAAACTCATATTTGAGATAAGTTCAAATTATGAGATACCTGAGCCGAACCTATTTTGACAATTGTTTGAGATGATGTTTTTGATACTTTAAATTTTTTTTAATCTTAGAAAAGTGTGTATAAAACCCTTCTGGAAGCAAAATGGTCTCGATAATCACCTGATAACCTAAATTCAAAATTCTTCACTCGGGTGCTAATTCTCTTGATTAAATTTCCATTTTGGTATCAATGGATTTTCTCTTTTTCATTTTATATTACGGCTCATCGCTTATATAAAATAAATCTAAACTAATAACCTATGATTTGAATAAAAATAAATCAAATCACAATTTCATTTGAAAATACCATCTATTTTTTCCTCTTGCTTGGCTCAATTATTAATAAAGCGAATCCAATTCCAAAAAGAATCGTTATTAACCCTGCAAAATATGGTATAAATTAAATCATTATTTGAATTATTAATTTGTTTAAGATAAATTCTAAAAGCTGAAATCGAAGGAACCCAAATTCCAATAAAAATTCCATACTGCTTGTCTCCTTGAAAATAAAGTATCTCGGAAAATATCAAGGATAATAATGCGGCAATAAATAACAGCTTGTCAGCCGTTGTAAATTTCTTAAACATATTTTGAATTTATTTTTTGGTAAATATATAGATCTCAATTCTTAATTTAATATATTTTCTGTTACCTTTCATTCAAACATTAAGGCAA
This region of Candidatus Vicinibacter affinis genomic DNA includes:
- a CDS encoding DegT/DnrJ/EryC1/StrS family aminotransferase produces the protein MQRRKFIELGGLLAAAGGQFNSFAEAKLANDRGSEHERIDFIHDGTDLSPKEFADLLMKLVDEGKVKIDSYSNGGIVEELENKFAALLGKESAVFMPTGTLANHIAVRRLANKNRRVIVQEQSHFYNDSGDCAETLSGLKLMTTGENAVDFSLSDVINIANQAKTGRVETKIGVIAIETPVRRKQDRIFTYDKIKPISDYARNNGVKMHLDGARLFVQSVHTDILPSTYGSLFDAVYTSMYKCFNAPSGAILAGTREFTESLFHERRMFGGGLPAAWPFAAVALYYADRFMDDYKTAWLNAQKFFSLLRKEERFTVSELENGTHVVKLDVKGKNLVQFRDTLHNQNVQLNAPVENGFFLKINPTLNRIQPEKLAEIFLEALKK
- a CDS encoding methyltransferase, with the translated sequence MIYKFSLIEKILLSNDIIPHPFTDAASSVGLGFALGSAVKLKIADQLSMDLKDLKSIARDASVSEVGAELILDCLDALGYVIKKENQYAFTKRGFNNLSPNSPNNFRHFILFCNYLYKGYLQLDETIRLGKRSQSSMLDEMTEYEWELFSRAMIDISKTNLKEVVQKIPVAKTHTKMLDLGGSHGLYSIELCKRNPNLKSVIVDLPPVKIYADECIAKNHAENNVSFMGCDFMKDELPKNSDIILGFNIIHGLNAAENEELAKKVYNALSPGGMYVILDQIKGIGGNSQMSKATTSYMALNLLHQAGGKTYSKNEIDSFVKKMGFKNTELKKLNAPGFGVVICHK
- a CDS encoding helix-turn-helix transcriptional regulator; its protein translation is MDKRTDIHFPANEFEKIFIKSIWRLSEFDVNKKVETILPKGTVELIFNFSDQIDYVNPALQISRKLPTVFINGLNFNPFKLLKTGCQDFLGVQLNAPGLKLLFNISANEFNDRVYEGSIFCPCLDSLSNELFGKQTFNEQVEAILKWVRKKVSFVNYGYSIDRVQRLMCLNFFRELTVKKISDEICLSERQLRRFSTEWLGMSTEEFILYNKYLISLQLLHDSKWTLTEIGLKAGYYDQSHFIREFKSYTELTPKEYRKIFTDFPGHIFV